One Methanocaldococcus villosus KIN24-T80 genomic window carries:
- the cyaB gene encoding class IV adenylate cyclase gives MIEVEIKVRIKNIDEIKKKLEKLGFKFKEKKFQEDIYFNHPQRDFRKTDEALRIRNDNNTYYLTYKGPKIDNISKTREEIEVRIEDKEKMRKILKKLGFIEVKPIKKTREIYKKNDITACIDNIFGLGYFLELEKPVNSFDEKDKALDELLNILKALNIKRERIIKKSYLEMRESYEKRKQKNKFN, from the coding sequence ATGATTGAAGTTGAAATAAAGGTTAGAATTAAAAATATTGATGAAATTAAGAAAAAATTGGAAAAATTAGGTTTTAAATTTAAAGAAAAAAAATTTCAAGAAGATATCTATTTTAATCATCCACAAAGAGATTTTAGAAAAACTGATGAAGCTTTAAGAATTAGAAATGATAATAATACTTATTATCTAACTTATAAAGGGCCAAAAATAGATAACATATCTAAAACCCGAGAAGAGATAGAGGTTAGGATAGAAGATAAAGAAAAAATGAGAAAAATACTGAAAAAATTAGGTTTTATAGAAGTAAAACCAATAAAAAAGACAAGAGAGATATATAAAAAAAATGATATAACAGCATGTATTGATAATATTTTTGGGTTAGGTTATTTTTTAGAACTTGAAAAGCCTGTAAATAGTTTTGATGAAAAAGACAAAGCTTTAGATGAATTATTAAATATACTGAAAGCTTTAAATATTAAAAGAGAAAGAATTATTAAAAAATCTTACTTAGAAATGAGGGAGAGTTATGAAAAAAGAAAACAAAAAAATAAGTTTAACTAA
- a CDS encoding anthranilate synthase component II — MKVLIIDNIDSFVWNLVQYVGTLGHKVILRDNKITVNDIKKLDPDCIIISPGPKRPKDAGNCIDIILNVDLPILGVCLGHQCIVEAFGGRVDRAERVMHGKASLIEHDGKNIYRNLPKRFYGGRYHSLIAKEVPNCLKITAVSLDDNYIMGVRHKKLPIEGVQFHPESILTESDELKFPYLGLKMIKNFIEG, encoded by the coding sequence ATGAAGGTGCTAATTATTGATAATATAGACTCTTTTGTTTGGAATCTTGTTCAGTATGTTGGGACTTTAGGGCATAAAGTAATTTTAAGAGATAATAAAATAACTGTAAATGATATAAAAAAGTTAGATCCTGATTGTATCATCATCAGCCCTGGACCAAAAAGACCAAAAGATGCAGGAAATTGCATAGATATAATTTTAAATGTAGATCTTCCTATATTAGGTGTTTGTTTGGGACATCAATGTATTGTTGAAGCATTTGGAGGAAGAGTTGATAGGGCGGAAAGGGTAATGCATGGAAAAGCAAGTTTAATAGAGCATGATGGAAAGAATATTTATAGAAACTTACCAAAGAGATTTTATGGTGGTAGATATCATTCTTTAATAGCAAAGGAAGTTCCAAACTGTTTAAAAATAACTGCTGTAAGCTTAGATGATAATTATATTATGGGAGTTAGGCATAAAAAACTACCTATAGAAGGAGTTCAATTTCATCCTGAAAGTATATTAACTGAATCAGATGAGCTGAAATTTCCATATTTAGGATTAAAAATGATAAAAAATTTCATTGAAGGTTAA
- a CDS encoding metallophosphoesterase produces the protein MRIVGITDLHGRFPKSIKEISADVLVVSGDITHFGKGIEVIEDLAELSDNMEVLCVPGNCDTEEVIDELNSYNLNIDRKVKKIGEINFVGFGGSNRTPFNTVYEWDEEECYNILKRIMKGLKNICLITHAPPYNTMADYILDKDIHVGSKSIRRVIEEEDVILNACGHIHEARCIDKIGKTIIVNPSPKSYFIYDTKKEIVVLEDYI, from the coding sequence ATGAGGATAGTGGGAATAACTGATTTACATGGGAGGTTTCCTAAGTCTATTAAAGAGATATCTGCAGATGTTTTAGTAGTTTCTGGAGATATAACACATTTTGGTAAAGGGATAGAGGTTATAGAAGATTTAGCTGAACTTTCAGATAATATGGAGGTTCTATGTGTTCCAGGCAACTGTGATACAGAAGAGGTTATAGATGAGTTGAATAGTTATAATCTAAATATAGATAGAAAAGTTAAAAAGATAGGGGAAATAAATTTTGTAGGTTTTGGTGGGAGCAATAGAACACCATTTAATACAGTTTATGAGTGGGATGAGGAGGAGTGTTATAACATTTTGAAGAGGATAATGAAGGGGTTGAAGAATATATGTCTAATTACTCATGCTCCTCCATACAATACTATGGCAGATTACATTTTAGATAAAGATATACATGTTGGTAGTAAAAGTATAAGGAGAGTTATAGAGGAGGAAGATGTTATATTAAATGCATGTGGGCATATACATGAAGCAAGATGTATAGATAAGATAGGTAAGACTATAATAGTAAATCCATCACCAAAAAGCTATTTCATATATGATACAAAAAAGGAGATAGTTGTATTGGAAGATTATATATAA